The Streptomyces puniciscabiei genomic interval GTCTGCGTCCCCCGGACGTTGTAAGCGCTGCGGGCGGCCGGATCGGTCTCCAGGTCGAGGTCGAGCGCGAGGTGGACGACCACGTCGGCGCCCCGCAGCTTGTCCGCGATGGCGGGGTCGCGCACGTCGAGGATGTGCCACTGTGCCTCGGCGCAGTCGCCGCGCCGCTCGTCGATGGCGACGACCTGCCTGATCTCCTCCGAGGCGGCGAGCCGCTCGGTGAGCAGGGCACCGACCCCGCCGGCGGCGCCGGTGACCGCGACGACGGGTCCGCGCACGGCGGGAGCGGGCGGGGTTGACGGGTTTCGCGCTGCGCGAACCTGCGGATCTGGGGAACTCACCGGGCGTCTCCAGCGGTTGTCTTCAGTACGAGCGCGAGTGACGCGTCCGTACCAGGTGTATCCATCCTGCCGCAGGCCTTCCGCGGGCGAAGCACCGAGGCCCGATCGGGTCCGGGTGTCTACGCTGGGTGGTGTTGTCGGGCAGCCGCGCCGCCGGAGAGAACCGGTGGCCTTACCAGCCGAGGAATCCCGTGAGTGACACCCCATTCGGTTTCGGCCTTCCGCCGGAGGAGCCGGAGGACGGCGACGAGGGCAAGAAGAAGGACCAGCAGAGCGGTGGTGGGCAGGGACCGGCCAACCCGTTCGGCTTCGGCGGCCTGCCCGGAGCCGGCGGCTTTGGCGGCCCCGGCGCCGACAATCCGCTCGCAGCGATGTTCGGGTCGCTGAACCCCACCGACCTGGGCGCCGCGTTCCAGCAGCTGGGCCAGATGCTCTCCTACGAGGGCGGCCCGGTGAACTGGGACATGGCCAAGCAGATCGCCCGCCAGACGGTCGCCCAGGGCACCCCGGACGGCACGAAGGACGCGAGCGTCGGCCCGGCCGAGCGCAGGGCGGTCGAGGAGGCCGTCCGCCTGGCCGACCTGTGGCTGGACGACGCGACGTCCCTGCCGTCGGGCTCCGCCTCGGCGGTCGCCTGGTCCCGCGCGGAGTGGGTCGAGGCGACCTTGCCCGCCTGGCAGGAGCTGGTCGACCCGGTCGCCGAGCGGGTCGGCGCGGCCATGGGCGACGTCCTGCCGGAGGAGATGCAGGCCATGGCGGGCCCGCTGATCGGCATGATGCGCTCGATGGGCGGCGCCATGTTCGGCACCCAGATCGGTCAGGCCGTCGGCGTGCTCGCGGGCGAGGTCGTCGGCTCCACCGACATCGGCCTGCCCCTCGGCCCGGCCGGCAAGGCCGCGCTGCTCCCGGCCAACGTGGAGGCCTTCGGCAAGGATCTCGGCGTGTCGCAGGAGGAGGTGCGGCTGTACCTGGCCCTGCGCGAGGCCGCCCACCAGCGCCTGTTCGCGCACGTGCCGTGGCTGCGCTCGCACCTGTTCGGCGCGGTCGACGGGTACGCGCGCGGGATCAAGGTCGACACCGCCAAGCTGGAGGACGTGGTCGGCCAGTTCGACCCGCAGAACCCCGAGCAGCTGCAGGACGCCCTTCAGCAGGGCATGTTCCAGCCGGAGGACACCCCGGAGCAGAAGGCCGCCCTGGCCCGTCTGGAGACCGCTCTGGCGCTCGTCGAGGGCTGGGTGGACGCGGTGGTCCACGCGGCCGCGAAGCCGCGTCTGGCGTCCGCCGACGCCCTGCGCGAGACCCTGCGCCGCCGCCGTGCCACGGGCGGCCCCGCAGAGCAGACGTTCGCCACGCTGATCGGCCTGGAGCTGCGCCCGCGCCGGCTGCGCGACGCCTCCCGCCTTTGGGCCTCGCTCACGGACGCGCGCGGGGTCGACGGCCGGGACGGCCTGTGGGCCCACCCGGACATGCTGCCGACCGCGACCGACCTGGACGACCCGGACGGCTTCGTGCACCGCGAGCAGCTGGACTTCTCCGAGCTGGACAAGATGCTCGGTGAGGCGGCGGGCGGCTCCCACGGCAAGCCCGACCTGCGCAAGAAGGACACCGACGGCGAGGACACCGACGGCAAGGGCGACGACACCGAGTGAGCCTGCATGACGACGCGGTTCTCGTGCTGAAGGGGTACGAGGGCCAGGACGAGCTGCGCCAGGCCTACCTGGACCATCTGGCGGCCCACCCGGACGGCATGTGGAAGGCCTGCGAGGCAGGGCATGTGACGGCGAGCGCCCTGGTGGTCGACCCGGCGCACGAGCGGGTGCTGCTGACCCTCCACAAGAAGATGCGGATGTGGCTGCAGATGGGCGGCCACTGCGAGCCGGGCGACGCCACCCTCGCGGACGCCGCCCTGCGTGAGGCAACGGAGGAGTCGGGCATCGCCGGTCTGATCCTGCTGCCGAGCGGTCCGGTACGCCTGGACCGGCACCACACGCCCTGCACCTGGCACCTGGACGTGCAGTACGCCGCCGTCGCACCCGACGGGGCCGTGGAGGCGATCAGCGACGAGTCCCTGGACCTGCGCTGGTTCGCCTACGGTGAGGTGGCGGACGTGGCCGACGAGTCGGTCGTACGCCTGCTGGAGGCGACCCGCGCGCGCCTGTGACCCCGGGCATGTGTAAGGGGCGTCCGCACAGGCCGACGCCCCTTACCTTGGTTCACTGGACGCTCAGCTCCAGACGTTCCCCTGGTTCTGCCCGCGTGCCCCGTGCTGCCCCATGCCGAACTGCGCGGCGAGGCCCTGCCCGATCACCGCGTTCTGCGGCGGCAGCAGCTCGCTGGGCTGGACCAGCGCGAACCCGGAGCCCATGAAGCTCAGCTCCCAGCCCTCACCGGTGTTGCCGCGCCGGCGCCACACTCCGGAGGAGTGCGTCTGGGCCTGCATCTGCACGCGCAGCCCGGTGGACCAGGCGACGATCGCGTCCGCGTCGCAGTTGACGTACTTGTCCGGCGTGACCCGCATCAGCAGCGGCGCGCCCGAGGTCATCAGGGCGACCTTGCCGCGCCCGGTGATGTTCAGCTGGTACTTCCCCGAGCCGGAGATGCCGTAGAGGCTGTCGACGGCGACGACCTCGTAGTGCAGCGAGGAGTCCATGGCGAGGACGTAGGAGCTGTCGACGGACAGCCCGTCCTGCTCGATG includes:
- a CDS encoding zinc-dependent metalloprotease, translating into MSDTPFGFGLPPEEPEDGDEGKKKDQQSGGGQGPANPFGFGGLPGAGGFGGPGADNPLAAMFGSLNPTDLGAAFQQLGQMLSYEGGPVNWDMAKQIARQTVAQGTPDGTKDASVGPAERRAVEEAVRLADLWLDDATSLPSGSASAVAWSRAEWVEATLPAWQELVDPVAERVGAAMGDVLPEEMQAMAGPLIGMMRSMGGAMFGTQIGQAVGVLAGEVVGSTDIGLPLGPAGKAALLPANVEAFGKDLGVSQEEVRLYLALREAAHQRLFAHVPWLRSHLFGAVDGYARGIKVDTAKLEDVVGQFDPQNPEQLQDALQQGMFQPEDTPEQKAALARLETALALVEGWVDAVVHAAAKPRLASADALRETLRRRRATGGPAEQTFATLIGLELRPRRLRDASRLWASLTDARGVDGRDGLWAHPDMLPTATDLDDPDGFVHREQLDFSELDKMLGEAAGGSHGKPDLRKKDTDGEDTDGKGDDTE
- a CDS encoding NUDIX hydrolase — its product is MSLHDDAVLVLKGYEGQDELRQAYLDHLAAHPDGMWKACEAGHVTASALVVDPAHERVLLTLHKKMRMWLQMGGHCEPGDATLADAALREATEESGIAGLILLPSGPVRLDRHHTPCTWHLDVQYAAVAPDGAVEAISDESLDLRWFAYGEVADVADESVVRLLEATRARL
- a CDS encoding AIM24 family protein, yielding MQSPLFAHNDVQTQERWSLQNAQLLRVTLEGHDDILARKGTMVAYQGLMEFDAEYQNNHQARARAYTGEGLDLMRCHGQGTVYLANLAQHVHIMDIEQDGLSVDSSYVLAMDSSLHYEVVAVDSLYGISGSGKYQLNITGRGKVALMTSGAPLLMRVTPDKYVNCDADAIVAWSTGLRVQMQAQTHSSGVWRRRGNTGEGWELSFMGSGFALVQPSELLPPQNAVIGQGLAAQFGMGQHGARGQNQGNVWS